From Shewanella acanthi:
TTGCGGTTGGGATTAGATGATTTGGCACAATTAAAATGTGGGTCGGTGCCTTTGGCGATATATCTCGAAACGCAGTGACTAGGTCATCTTGATATAAAATGTCGGCGGGAATTTCGCGACGGATAATCTTACTGAAAATGGTTTCTTCGGCCATTTGAAGTCCTCCTTGGTCCAATTGGCATAGTATACTAGCAATTCAACACTTTGTGTCGCCGTTATTTTAGTTTCATTTGCCTGTTTTGGGCATTTTTGGCAGCATGACGCCCAACAAAACGCATCGGTTTTTCAGGATAAAATATGATCCATTATCAAATCATTCCCATTGACCCCAAGGCCCATTTGTTTGCTGTGACGATGAATGTGCCAAACGCACTATCTGAACAAGTATTAAGTCTTCCCGCGTGGCTACCGGGCAGTTATATGGTGCGTGATTTTGCCAAAAACATCATTGAACTTAAGGCGATGGACAGCAATGCAAAGCCCCTTAGCCTTAAGCAGCTTGATAAACAAACCTGGGTTGTCAGCAGCCAAGGCGGTAATATCACACTCACTTATCAAGTGTATGCTTGGGATTTGTCGGTAAGAACCGCCCACTTAGACACTAACCATGGTTTTTTTAATGGCAGCAGTGTGTTCCTCGAGGCTAAGGGTTTTGAAGCATCGATCCATAAAGTGACTATGCTGCCACCCACTGCGCCAGAGCTTAGTGAATGGAGACTTGCCACCAGCATGACCCGCGAAAGTGGCGATGATTTTGCCTTTGGTGAGTTCAGCGCCGAAAACTACGACGATTTAATCGACCACCCTGTGGAGATGGGACTATTCACTTTAGCAAGTTTTGAAGCCTGCGGTGTTAAGCACGATATCGTGTTAAACGGACGTCACCGCGCATGTATGCCAAGGCTGTGTGAAGATTTAAAAGCCATTTGCGAGTACCAAATTACATTCTTTGGCACGCCCGCCCCCTTCAAACGCTATCTCTTTATGACCACAGTGCTGGATAACGGCTTTGGGGGGTTGGAGCACCGCGCATCGACCGCGTTAATGTGTTCACGTAAAGACTTACCGCTGTCGATGACAGCACCTATGAATAACGACTACCGCACTTATTTATCGCTTTGCAGCCATGAATATTTCCATAGCTGGAACGTGAAACGCATTAAACCCGAGTGCTTCTTGCCCTATCAATTAGAGGCCGAAACCTATACGCCGCAGCTTTGGGCCTACGAAGGCATTACCTCCTACTACGATGACTTTTTAACCTACCGTGCAGGACTGGTGGATGAGCAAAGCTACCTCGATATGCTGAGTGAAACCTTTACTCGGGTGTATCGCAGCCAAGGCCGCTTTAAGCAGAGCATTAAGGATTCCAGCTTCAATGCTTGGACCAAGTTCTATAAGCAGGATGAAAACGCCCAAAACGCCATTATCAGTTATTACACTAAGGGGGGCCTATTCGCGCTGTATTTAGATTTAACCCTTCGCAGTGAAACCCAAGGCAAATACAGCCTAGATGATGTGATGCGTATTTTGTGGCAGGACTATGGTCTTCAAAACCGAGGCACCACAGATAACTGCCATCAACGCATTGTTGAGGAGCTACTGGGCCGCGATTGCCAAGATTTGTTTGCCTATCTCGATAACACAGATGATATTCCGCTCGCGCCGCTGTTAGCCAAATTTGGTGTCGACTTTAGTTTGAGAGCAAGCCAAGGCGGACAAGACAACGGCGGCAAGCAATTTAAGGGATATGAGATTGGCTTTGGTGCTAAGACGCAGGCCGCGCCGCTCGGTCTTAAAATCGTGACAGTAGCCCAAGGCAGCCCAGCTCACCTTGCAGGCTTAAGTGCGGGCGATGTGCTGATTGCCGCCGATAATCTGCAAGTAACTGCACAGTTTGAAGCCCAGTTGCAGCAATATGCTATAGGTCAACGTCTGACATTACATTGGTTTAGAAGAGATGAGCTGATGACGGGCGAATTTGTGATTAGCGAAGCGGTCAAAGATACCGTGAACCTCAGTATTAATGATGCGGACAAACTCGCCGCTTGGCTAAAGCGTTAAGAATCAGTTTTCAGAACAGGCATTTAGACAGACAATAAAGGCAGACCACAATACATATGTGTCTGCCTTTTGTTGAATCATTTATTCACTTATATATCGGTTTAACTTGCTAAATGGCTATCGCTTAAACCACCACATCATGCAGATAAGTTTGCGCCCACGCAATTGCCTGACCACGGCTCGACACCCCTATTTTACGAAACACGCGGTAGAGATGTGTCTTAATGGTGCTTTCACTGACAAACAGCTGATTGGCGATATCAAGGTTTGTACTGCCCGAGAGCAGAGCCTGCAGCACTTCTCGCTCACGCACTGTGAGGGGCTCAGTATCCTCAAACAGGCCAAAGTCGTCGTTAACACCGTTAACCAGTTGGATTGGTAGCACTCGGTGACCACGTAAAATATTGGTCAAACCCAAACTTATTTCGGTTAAACCTGTATCTAAGTAAAATACACCTGCCGTTGTTGCCGCATTCATCAGGAAACGGGCGTCAACCAGTTTTGGAAATTGAATATAGACCACCCGCACACTAGGGTGTTCACGGGCCAGCATACGCTGAAATTGATAGGCTTTTTGTAGATCGACCGTTGCGAGGTCAATCACTACCAAGGATGCTTGGTTGTCATTAAGTTGATCACACATGGCCTCTGGGCTGACCTGAGTCAATTTAACCAAAAACTCCTGTGGCCAACGTCCTGCCAGCAGTTCCATTAATAATTGCGATCTTGACACTACCATCCAATGAAGGATTTTGAACATCCTGCTCACTCCCTGTCTTGTTTACGAATTCATGTCGAAAGCTAAGCTTCCCTAACACCACTTCTACATCCATTCAATAGACTTCCGAGTCTATTGCTGTCTCGATATTATCATCTAAAAAAACAGATTCAACTGCCGAGTAAAAAAATATTTACCGCACAAATATCAGTAATTTCAGCTGGATTGACCACAATAAATACCATAAATATATTTAATTAGCCCCAGAGCATGATGCTGCATTTTCATACAAAAAGGGTAATATGAATTCACCATATATTATAAGGAAATAACATGTCTAACCCTAAAGACGTCATATTCAGCTCCCATTCAGTCTGGGATAAACCGACAAGGTTATTCCATTGGTTGAACGTCATATTAGTGTTTGCCTTAACCCTTCTAGGCATAATGATGATGTTCAGAACTGAACTAGGCATTACAGAAACCTCTGGCCGAATAGGCTTAAAAACCCTCCATGTATTATTTGGTTATGGCTTTGCCATTAATTTAATTATCCGCATTATTTGGGGGTTTATAGGTAATAAATACGCCCGTTTTGGGCAAATTATCCCAAGCAGCAAAAGTCTCAATGCACTTAAAAGCGATAAAGCGGCGGTAGCCGCGGGGAATGTGCCGCAATATTTGGGCCACAGCCCTAAGGGCAAACTCGCGGTATTTGCTGTTTTGTTGGTGTTAGTCACTATGATGCTAACTGGATTGATTCGCGCGGGAACCGATATTTACTATCCCCCCTTTGGTGGCGCAGTTCAATCCTATATCGCTGCTGATAATGTCGATGCAAGCAGTATCAAACCCTATGATCCTACAGGCGTTAATGAAGAAAAAGCCAATGCCTTAAAACCGCTTAAGGGCTTTACGGGTGAAATCCATGAAATGGGTTTTTATTTGTTATTACTATTAATTGTCTTACATATTTTTGCGGTGATTTATACCGAAGTGAACATACAACCAGGCATCATCTCGGCGATGTTTTCGGGGATAAAACTGATACATGGCAAGGCTAAGGACGAAGAATAGCCTTTATCCCATAACAAAAACGCCAGCAAATGCTGGCGTTTTTTATGTTCAATTCAAGCGTGAATATAGGGCTATTTAGCCATAACTTTCTCTGGAGTACGGCCGTCATCATGGCAGCTTTCACAGGTAGGTTTTTGCCCTACATTCATATCATGTACAGCGTGACAGTCAGCACACACTAAATTACCATCGTGTGGCTTATGAACAGCGTCCATTTCAGCTAAGCCGCCGTGACAACTTTGACATTGTTCAAATTCAAAAGCACCGTCAGCAGATGGAGAACCGTCTTTATGACAGGTTTCACAGCCACCATTATTTTCAGCGTGAAAATCAGATAATTTTTGATCGGCAGCAAAAGCAGCTGGTGATAAAGCTAACGCAGCGAGACTGGCTCCGAACAGTGCACTCAATAGTTTTTTGCTCACAATTGTATCCTCCAATGGCGATTGACAGTGGAAATTCTTGTCAGGGTGACTTCCATCTCGCAACCAAATATACAGCACGACTCAACTTAACTTAGTTAAGAATTGAACAATAATCAACCCATAACTATGTGAAATAACTTTATCAATTAATTGAACATTAAACTGTGCGCCAAATCATGTAACCACATGCTTATATGGGAGTTTTACAAATTGTCACGGCGTAAAACTTACGTATTAAATTGCCCTATCCTAAAGCGTAAAAAAAGAAAAGCCCTAAATAAAAAGGAGACATAATGTCTCCTTTAAGTAACAGTACAGCAATCGAGATTAACGAGATTTTAAGGCTTCAATACGTTTTTCTAATGGTGGATGGCTCATCATTAATTCCGCCATTGAACGTTTGCCATTAATACCTAATGCTGACATTTGCGCTGGCATTGCACCAGTTTCGGGACCTTGGCGTAAACGCTCAAGGGCAGCAATCATTTTATGTTTGCCCGCTAATTTAGCAGCACCTTCATCG
This genomic window contains:
- a CDS encoding cytochrome b/b6 domain-containing protein; protein product: MSNPKDVIFSSHSVWDKPTRLFHWLNVILVFALTLLGIMMMFRTELGITETSGRIGLKTLHVLFGYGFAINLIIRIIWGFIGNKYARFGQIIPSSKSLNALKSDKAAVAAGNVPQYLGHSPKGKLAVFAVLLVLVTMMLTGLIRAGTDIYYPPFGGAVQSYIAADNVDASSIKPYDPTGVNEEKANALKPLKGFTGEIHEMGFYLLLLLIVLHIFAVIYTEVNIQPGIISAMFSGIKLIHGKAKDEE
- a CDS encoding LuxR C-terminal-related transcriptional regulator, with product MFKILHWMVVSRSQLLMELLAGRWPQEFLVKLTQVSPEAMCDQLNDNQASLVVIDLATVDLQKAYQFQRMLAREHPSVRVVYIQFPKLVDARFLMNAATTAGVFYLDTGLTEISLGLTNILRGHRVLPIQLVNGVNDDFGLFEDTEPLTVREREVLQALLSGSTNLDIANQLFVSESTIKTHLYRVFRKIGVSSRGQAIAWAQTYLHDVVV
- a CDS encoding M61 family metallopeptidase, with the protein product MIHYQIIPIDPKAHLFAVTMNVPNALSEQVLSLPAWLPGSYMVRDFAKNIIELKAMDSNAKPLSLKQLDKQTWVVSSQGGNITLTYQVYAWDLSVRTAHLDTNHGFFNGSSVFLEAKGFEASIHKVTMLPPTAPELSEWRLATSMTRESGDDFAFGEFSAENYDDLIDHPVEMGLFTLASFEACGVKHDIVLNGRHRACMPRLCEDLKAICEYQITFFGTPAPFKRYLFMTTVLDNGFGGLEHRASTALMCSRKDLPLSMTAPMNNDYRTYLSLCSHEYFHSWNVKRIKPECFLPYQLEAETYTPQLWAYEGITSYYDDFLTYRAGLVDEQSYLDMLSETFTRVYRSQGRFKQSIKDSSFNAWTKFYKQDENAQNAIISYYTKGGLFALYLDLTLRSETQGKYSLDDVMRILWQDYGLQNRGTTDNCHQRIVEELLGRDCQDLFAYLDNTDDIPLAPLLAKFGVDFSLRASQGGQDNGGKQFKGYEIGFGAKTQAAPLGLKIVTVAQGSPAHLAGLSAGDVLIAADNLQVTAQFEAQLQQYAIGQRLTLHWFRRDELMTGEFVISEAVKDTVNLSINDADKLAAWLKR
- the cctA gene encoding tetraheme c-type cytochrome CctA — protein: MSKKLLSALFGASLAALALSPAAFAADQKLSDFHAENNGGCETCHKDGSPSADGAFEFEQCQSCHGGLAEMDAVHKPHDGNLVCADCHAVHDMNVGQKPTCESCHDDGRTPEKVMAK